The DNA segment CCATCAATAATGGCGGCTAGATGCTCAAAACGATAACCCAGATTTGTTCCTTGCCCTGCGGTATTTTCAATTACGGCAGTAACATTTTTAGTTTTTTCTAAGGTGATGTTAATTGATTGGGCAATTTTTTGTAGGCACTTATCAACATCAATCTTATTTAAATGACTTCCTGGGTGAAAATTCAGTAACTCAATGCCAAGTTGCTCACAACGCTGCATTTCATCTAGAAATGCGTCTCTTGATTTTTCAAGAGCATCTTCTTCAGGGTGACCTAAATTAATAAGATAACTGTCATGGGGTAAAATTTGAGAAGGGCCATAACTATAAAGTTCGCAGTTCTTTTTAAATTTATCAATGACTTCTGTAGATAATGGTGCCGCTTTCCACTGGCGCTGATTCTTAGTAAAAAGGGCAAATGCAGTCGCTTTTATTTCATGTGCGCGTAATACCGCCTGATCGACGCCACCAGCAGCACTGACATGTGCGCCAACAAATTTCATTACTTCTCTCCTTAGATTTATTTTACACCATGATAACAAACATACAGCGTATAACATCATATTGAGGTGATAAAAGCAAAAAAGCGCAACTAAAAATAGTTGCGCAATTAAAAAGTACTTCTCAAGGCGAAATTTCAAAGGGGATTAATTTTTTGATATTCCTATTAAGACATCAACACAGTTTGAATAAAGATATTAATCACCGCACCACCAAGGGTTAACCAGAAAAATAAGAATAACGCTAACAATAATGGTTTGACGCCTGCTTGTCGGATAGCACTAATATGCGTTGTTAAACCTAATGCCACCATTGCCATTGCTAATAGAATGGTATCGATAGTCACAATATAACTAACAATAGACGCTGGAATTAAATTCAAAGAGTTAAAGCCAGCCATTAAAATAAAGAATACGGCAAACCAAGGAATAGTAATTGGGCTTTTTTCAGTAGATTGTGCGCCATTGTTTGCCTTGCTTTTCTTTTTACTTAAATAAGTTGAAAGAATAATTAAGAACGGTGCTAACATCATTACGCGGATCATTTTACTAATAACTGCTGCATTTTCAGCATCAGGGCTAATGGAGTGCCCTACAGCAACGACTTGAGCCACTTCATGAATTGTTGAACCAGAAAAAATACCAAAAGTTTCTTCGGTAAATGGTAGCCAACCTGCAAATGCATTTAAGTGGTAGAACCAAGGGTAAAGAAAAATACCAATGGTCCCGAAAATCACAACAGTAGAAACCGCAACAGCAACTTGGCTGGCTTGTGCTTTAACAACAGGCTCTGTCGCCATAACAGCAGCAGCACCACAAATACTACTACCCGCACCAATTAAGATGACAGTTTGTTCATCTAAACCGAAATATTTGCGACCAATCCACATAGCAATAAGAAAAGTCGATATCAGCATAATGGCATCTATAATTAAACCTGTTGCACCTACATCTGCAATTTGCTGAAAAGTCAGTCTAAAACCGTACAAAATAATACCTGTACGTAATAAATAGTGCTTAGCGAATTTAACACCTTCATCACTATAAGGCTTTGCAACAGGATAAAAGGTATTACCCACAATAATACCGAATAAGATAGCCAGTGTTAATGCACCTAAACCCATGCTAGAAAACCAAGGAATATCACCAATATAAATAGCAAGCGCAGTTAATACGCCTGTTAGTAATAAACCAGGAAGCCAGCGATAGACTGGAGTAAAACATTTTTTCGCCAATGTAATAGGTTGACTTTGCTCTGACATAGAAAAACCTTGCTTATATGAATTTTGCATAAGCATATAACAAGTAATCTTATTTATTAAATTCATTATTTTTATAATAATAACCAGTAAAATTAATATAGGTGTATTTTCTTAAATGTGCTTGGTATGTTACTGGTTTGTGGATAGTATGTTATTACAATGACGGCTCAAAGGTGGAATGGATATGCGAATTACGTTGCGGCAACTGGAAGTCTTTACTGAAGTTCTCAAGAGTGGTTCTACAACGCAAGCATCACAACAGCTTGCTTTATCTCAATCTGCTGTCAGTGCATCTTTAACTGATCTCGAAAGCCAATTAGGCGTACAGCTTTTTGATAGAGTGGGAAAACGGCTTGTCACAAATGAACATGGGAGATTACTTTATCCCAGAGCATTATCTTTACTTGAACGAGCAACTGAAGTGGAGCAGTTATTCCAAGCTGGAAATGGTGCTTTACGCATCGCTGCAAGTACAACAATAGGCAATTATATTTTACCTCAAATGCTGGGTAATTTTCATCGTAACTATCCTGATATTCCGCTAGAAATGAGTATTGGAAATACCGAGGAAGTCGTTAAATTAGTGAGCGAATTTCGTGTTGATTTAGGGTTAATTGAAGGCGCTTGTCAAAGTTCTGAATTGATTAGCCAGAAATGGCTTTTAGATGAGATGGTTATTTTTTGCTCGCCTGATCATCCGTTAGCTAAAGCGCCTAAAGTGACTTTAGCGGATTTACAGACAGCTCCTTGGATTTTACGAGAGAATGGTTCCGGAACTCGAGATGTACTTAACCATCTTCTATTTGCTTCTTTACCAGGCTACCGCATTGAAATGGAATTAGGTAACTCAGAAGCAATAAAACACGCCGTGATGTATGAAATGGGGATCAGTTGTTTATCTCGTCGAGTCATTGAAGAGCAGATTAATAACGGCTCATTAAAAGAGATAAAAGTAGAAGGGCTAACCTTACAACGTACCTTATATCTTGTTTATCATCGTCAAAAACATGTTTCTGATGCACTGAAAAAACTGCTGACGTATTGTAATGCTGAACATTTAATCGGCAATTTTTCATAAATTGCTAATAATTGACGCCCGATCATGAAGGTATCTTATAATCCCAGATCCTTGCTATTCACGAACGACAGATTTGTTACAATCCTCGTTAGAAAAGTGAATATAAAAGTGGAATGTTATGTCAGAACAACAAAATAGTACTGCAGGTTCGGGCGCAGTACGCACTTTGCGCCGAGAGTTAAAAGCGCGACATTTAGCGATGATCGCTATTGGTGGTTCAATTGGTACAGGGCTTTTTGTCGCATCTGGTGCAACTGTTGCTCAAGCAGGGCCGGGTGGGGCATTACTCTCTTATGCTTTAATTGGATTAATGGTCTATTTTCTAATGACGAGCCTTGGAGAATTAGCCGCATTTATGCCTGTTTCCGGCTCTTTTTCAACATACGGCTCTAAGTATGTCGAAGAAGGCTTTGGTTTCGCATTAGGTTGGAACTATTGGTATAACTGGGCGGTTACAATTGCTGTTGACCTTGTTGCTGCACAATTGGTGATGCTCTATTGGTTCCCTGATGTTGATGGTTGGATCTGGAGCGCTCTATTCCTTGGCGTTATTTTCTTACTCAACTATATCTCGGTAAAAGGATTTGGTGAGGCAGAATATTGGTTCTCTTTAATCAAAGTTTCCACAGTAATTATCTTTATTATTGTGGGTATTGCGATGATCACTGGCATTATGAAAGGTGCCGAAAACGCAGGTTGGCATAATTGGGAAATTGGTGATGCACCTTTTGCGGGTGGATTTGCTGCCATGATTGGTGTTGCCATGATTGTTGGTTTCTCATTCCAAGGTACAGAATTAATTGGTATTGCAGCGGGTGAATCTAAAGATCCTGCTAAAAATATTCCTAAAGCTGTGCGTAAAGTCTTCTGGCGTATCTTATTATTTTATATCTTTGCAATTTTAATCATTAGCTTAATTATCCCGTACACTGATCCTAGCTTACTGCGTAATGATGTGGGTGATATTAGCGTTAGTCCATTCACGCTAGTCTTTAAAAATGCGGGATTATTATCTGCGGCTGCCATTATGAATGCGGTTATCTTAACGGCGGTACTTTCTGCGGGTAACTCAGGCATGTATGCATCAACGCGTATGCTGTTTACATTAGCAAGAGAAGGCAAAGCACCAAAATGCTTTGGTAAGTTGTCTAAAAATGGTGTGCCACGTAATGCGCTTTATGCGACAACAGTTGTTGCTGGTCTATGCTTTTTAAGCTCCATGTACGGAAATCAAACGGTTTACTTGTGGTTATTAAATACCTCGGGAATGACGGGTTTTATTGCATGGTTAGGTATTGCGATTAGTCACTACCGTTTCCGTAAAGGTTATGTTGCACAAGGTCGTGATTTAAATGACTTACCTTATCGCTCTGGCTTCTTCCCAATTGGTCCTATTTTCGCCTTTATATTGTGTTTAATTATTACATTAGGTCAAAATTACCAAGCGTTCTTAGAAGATACGATTGATTGGTATGGTGCAATTGCAACCTATATTGGTATCCCATTATTTTTATTAATTTGGTTTACTTACAAGATTGTGAAGAAAACCCGCTTTATTCGTTATAATGAAATGGAATTTCCAACGCACATTGCGAATAAAAAATAACCTATAAATCAAGTTATTAAAACGTCCGTTTTGTGATCTCGATCACTATAAAACGGACGTTTTTTATTTTTTTGACCAGCCAATTATAAAAAAGATACAAAAATCCTAATTATATTAGTGATCGCATTGATAATAATTATTATTTGCTTTATTGTTAGCGCATAATTTATTTGCTGAAAAATAAAATAATGGTGCTGTTGATTGTAAATAATATGCTTAATGTAATGAGTCTGATAATAATTAGCCCTTCTAGCGCTCAATACAGCCAACCAACAGCTTATCGCCATATAATAAGTTACACAGCGAATATATTTCACCGTATAATAATTTTGCGACTCACTTCTTTGTTGAATGAATTGTCTCAAATTAATAATTGGCTTTTTGTACATAAGAAACAATTGATGAGTTGTACGGTATGTTTTTGCCAATGTAAAACACAGGTAAGAGCAGAAGAACGTAAAAAAAAGACTAGGTACAACAGTTGATATGAGCATTATGTCAGAGAGACTCGCCACACAAGAGCATGAAAAAAATGCATCAGATAATGTGAAAGCCCATTATCGGAAAATGATGAATAAACGCATGCTATGGCTGGGAGTTATCGTTTTAATTATTTGTGCTTCAGTGGTGTTAGATTTCACTATGGGGCCTTCTGGTTTATCACTTGAAAAATTATTAACCACCCTGTTTCAACCGGAGCTTGTTGATGCAGGCTCTCGAGTGATTGTTTGGGATATTCGCTTACCTTATGCCTTAATGGCGGTTGTGGTAGGGATGTCGCTAGGATTAGCGGGTGCAGAAATGCAAACTATTCTAAATAACCCGTTAGCAAGCCCTTTCACACTTGGTTTATCAAATGCTGCTTCATTTGGTGCTGCATTAGCGATTGTTTTAGGGATTGGTATTCCGGGTATTCCTGACCAATGGTTTATTTCGGCGAATGCGTTTCTCTTTGCATTATTATCAGCTTTATTATTAGACGGAATTACTCGCTGGACTCGTGTTCCTACATCTGGAGTGGTGCTTTTTGGTATTGCCATGGTGTTTACGTTCAACGCACTAGTCTCAATGATGCAATTTATTGCAACAGAAGACACTCTCCAAGGTCTAGTTTTCTGGACTATGGGAAGTTTAGCGCGTGCAACATGGGTAAAACTCGGTGTGATGACGGGGGCTTTTGCTGTCATTATGGTGATTTCATGGATGAGTTCATGGAAATTAACTGCATTGCGATTAGGCGAAGACCGAGCGATCAGCTTTGGTATTGATGTAAAGCGTTTAAGATTAGGCTCCTTACTGCGCATCAGTATTTTAACCGCACTCGCAGTCGCTTTTGTGGGGCCAATTGCCTTTATTGGTTTAGTTGCTCCTCATATTGCTCGTATGATGTTTGGTGAAGATCATCGATTCTATCTGCCAGCAAGCGCATTAATTGGAGCTTTAGTTTTATCATTGGCATCTATTGCTTCTAAAAATTTAATACCGGGTGTCATTATTCCAGTGGGTATTGTGACATCGCTGGTGGGCGTGCCATTTTTCCTCAGTATGATTTTACGTCATAGGGGGAATATCTAATGATGGAAGGATTAAAGATCCAAGATTTTAGCGCTGGTTATGCTAAACATCTTATCATTAAGGCACTTGATGTGGAGCCATTACCTAAAGGAAAAGTCACCGTATTATTGGGACCAAATGGTAGCGGAAAATCAACATTATTAAGAGCGTTAGCTGGATTAAATAAGTCATCAGGTGTTGTCAGTTTAGATGGCAACGATTTGGCTTCGATGAATTTTGCACAACGCGCTCAAAATGTAGTCTATTTGCCACAAACATTACCTGCTGGTGTTCATTTACATGTTTTAGAATCCATTATTGTGGCGCAACGTGCTTCAGGTGGATTACATAATGAACATAGTGAAGCCCAGGTCATGCATTTATTACGGCAATTAGGTATTGAGCATTTAGCATTACGCTATTTAGATGAATTATCTGGTGGTCAAAAACAATTAGTAGGGCTTGCTCAATCATTAATTAGACAGCCTTCTTTATTATTATTGGATGAGCCATTAAGCGCACTAGATCTTAATTACCAATATCATGTAATGGATTTAGTGGCTAAAGAAACACACCGTAGAAATATTATTACTGTCGTCGTTGTCCACGATATTAATATCGCCTTACGACATGGTGAGCATGTATTAATGTTGAAACAAGGACAGTTAATTGCGCAAGGCGCGCCAGATAAGGTTATCACGGCACAAAGCCTTGCCGATGTTTATGGTGTTCAAGGTCGATTGGAATATTGTTCACAAGGAATACCTCAAATTATTATTGATGGTTTAGTGGATAAAATATAGAGCAGTAAAAGAGAAAAGAAATAAATATAGGGATGCAGTAAATAGGGATATAAAAATAATATTAAAATAACTAAGGGTAATTAAATTTATTTATTACCCTAATTTCTGAGCAATTGTCG comes from the Proteus appendicitidis genome and includes:
- a CDS encoding ABC transporter ATP-binding protein, with the protein product MMEGLKIQDFSAGYAKHLIIKALDVEPLPKGKVTVLLGPNGSGKSTLLRALAGLNKSSGVVSLDGNDLASMNFAQRAQNVVYLPQTLPAGVHLHVLESIIVAQRASGGLHNEHSEAQVMHLLRQLGIEHLALRYLDELSGGQKQLVGLAQSLIRQPSLLLLDEPLSALDLNYQYHVMDLVAKETHRRNIITVVVVHDINIALRHGEHVLMLKQGQLIAQGAPDKVITAQSLADVYGVQGRLEYCSQGIPQIIIDGLVDKI
- a CDS encoding YeiH family protein; its protein translation is MSEQSQPITLAKKCFTPVYRWLPGLLLTGVLTALAIYIGDIPWFSSMGLGALTLAILFGIIVGNTFYPVAKPYSDEGVKFAKHYLLRTGIILYGFRLTFQQIADVGATGLIIDAIMLISTFLIAMWIGRKYFGLDEQTVILIGAGSSICGAAAVMATEPVVKAQASQVAVAVSTVVIFGTIGIFLYPWFYHLNAFAGWLPFTEETFGIFSGSTIHEVAQVVAVGHSISPDAENAAVISKMIRVMMLAPFLIILSTYLSKKKSKANNGAQSTEKSPITIPWFAVFFILMAGFNSLNLIPASIVSYIVTIDTILLAMAMVALGLTTHISAIRQAGVKPLLLALFLFFWLTLGGAVINIFIQTVLMS
- the nfo gene encoding deoxyribonuclease IV → MKFVGAHVSAAGGVDQAVLRAHEIKATAFALFTKNQRQWKAAPLSTEVIDKFKKNCELYSYGPSQILPHDSYLINLGHPEEDALEKSRDAFLDEMQRCEQLGIELLNFHPGSHLNKIDVDKCLQKIAQSINITLEKTKNVTAVIENTAGQGTNLGYRFEHLAAIIDGVEDKSRVGVCIDTCHTFAAGYDLRTIEDCEKTFAEFEKIVGFQYLKAMHLNDAKSELASRVDRHHSLGEGNIGKVPFSYIMRDKRFDGIPLILETINPDIWPEEIAWLKSQQD
- the yieE gene encoding DNA-binding transcriptional regulator YeiE is translated as MRITLRQLEVFTEVLKSGSTTQASQQLALSQSAVSASLTDLESQLGVQLFDRVGKRLVTNEHGRLLYPRALSLLERATEVEQLFQAGNGALRIAASTTIGNYILPQMLGNFHRNYPDIPLEMSIGNTEEVVKLVSEFRVDLGLIEGACQSSELISQKWLLDEMVIFCSPDHPLAKAPKVTLADLQTAPWILRENGSGTRDVLNHLLFASLPGYRIEMELGNSEAIKHAVMYEMGISCLSRRVIEEQINNGSLKEIKVEGLTLQRTLYLVYHRQKHVSDALKKLLTYCNAEHLIGNFS
- a CDS encoding FecCD family ABC transporter permease, coding for MSIMSERLATQEHEKNASDNVKAHYRKMMNKRMLWLGVIVLIICASVVLDFTMGPSGLSLEKLLTTLFQPELVDAGSRVIVWDIRLPYALMAVVVGMSLGLAGAEMQTILNNPLASPFTLGLSNAASFGAALAIVLGIGIPGIPDQWFISANAFLFALLSALLLDGITRWTRVPTSGVVLFGIAMVFTFNALVSMMQFIATEDTLQGLVFWTMGSLARATWVKLGVMTGAFAVIMVISWMSSWKLTALRLGEDRAISFGIDVKRLRLGSLLRISILTALAVAFVGPIAFIGLVAPHIARMMFGEDHRFYLPASALIGALVLSLASIASKNLIPGVIIPVGIVTSLVGVPFFLSMILRHRGNI
- a CDS encoding amino acid permease, giving the protein MSEQQNSTAGSGAVRTLRRELKARHLAMIAIGGSIGTGLFVASGATVAQAGPGGALLSYALIGLMVYFLMTSLGELAAFMPVSGSFSTYGSKYVEEGFGFALGWNYWYNWAVTIAVDLVAAQLVMLYWFPDVDGWIWSALFLGVIFLLNYISVKGFGEAEYWFSLIKVSTVIIFIIVGIAMITGIMKGAENAGWHNWEIGDAPFAGGFAAMIGVAMIVGFSFQGTELIGIAAGESKDPAKNIPKAVRKVFWRILLFYIFAILIISLIIPYTDPSLLRNDVGDISVSPFTLVFKNAGLLSAAAIMNAVILTAVLSAGNSGMYASTRMLFTLAREGKAPKCFGKLSKNGVPRNALYATTVVAGLCFLSSMYGNQTVYLWLLNTSGMTGFIAWLGIAISHYRFRKGYVAQGRDLNDLPYRSGFFPIGPIFAFILCLIITLGQNYQAFLEDTIDWYGAIATYIGIPLFLLIWFTYKIVKKTRFIRYNEMEFPTHIANKK